A stretch of DNA from Methanoplanus endosymbiosus:
CCTTTATTGTCAGGTGTTTTGGAAGTTTCAGAAGTCAACACTCCTCATCCTTTCAATTGCCTCTCTTATTCTTTCAATGTTTCTGGTGATCGCAAATCTGACATATCCGTCACCATTGCTGCCAAAACCAACTCCCGGAGTCACAACAATACCGGCATCATCAAGCATCTTCTTTGCAAATCCCATTGAATCACTGACCTTTAACCAGACATAGAAGGTTGCCTCTGGTGATGTCACTTCAAAACCGAGATCTCTCAAACCGTTTACCAGGACATCACGCCTCTCCTGGTACACATCACAGGCATCTGCAACGCACTGCTGCGTGGAGGTAAGAGCTGTTATTCCGGCACGCTGTATGGCATCAAATGCACCAGAGTCAACATTTGTCTTAACACGGCCAAGTCCGGAGATGAACTCCTCCCCTCCGCATGCCATACCAAGCCGCCATCCGGTCATATTATAAGTCTTTGAGAGGGAGTGCATCTCCATTCCAACCTCTTTTGCACCGTCTGCCTCAAGGAATGATGGTGCTTTATAGCCGTCAAAGGTTATCTCAGAGTAGGCATTGTCATGAACGGCAACGATATCATTCTCCTTTGCAAATTCAACAACCTCCTCAAAGAATGAGAGAGGGGCAACTGCGGCAGTCGGATTGTTCGGATAGCCAAAAAACATTAGTTTAGCTTTCTTTACAACATCCTTTGGTATATCCTCAAATACCGGAAGGAATTCATTCTCCTCCTTAAGTGGCATCTCCCAGAGTTTTCCTTCTGAAAAGAGGGTTGAGGTCTTATATACCGGATATCCGGGATCTGTTGCAAGGACATAATCTCCCGGATTTACAAAAGCCTCCGGTACGTGGGCAATGCCCTCCTTAGAACCTATAAGTGCCAGAACTTCAGTTTTAGGATTTAAAGTGACACCAAATCGTGTACTGTACCACTCAGCAACAGCCTCACGGTATTCAATCATACCGGTGTAATCAGGATAATGATGGGTTGAAGGGTCCCTTGCTGCCTCACATAGTGAATCAACGATATGATCAGGTGTTGGAAGATCAGGATCTCCTACGCCGAGATCAATCACATCAACTCCCTGCGCACGTTTTTCTGCCTTTAACGCATCTATCTGAGCAAAAAGATATGGGGGAAGATTATCAAGTCGGTTTGCATACATGTGTCTTAAATGTAGTAATTGATCTTTAAAAATATAAGCCTTCAGAGCAGCAATATAAATTATATATTCTGCCCACAAATCCTGATTTAAAGTAATAATATTAAAAATTTTCAAGAACAGTCCAAAAATGACCATAGATAAAAAGCCGGATTTTTAAAAGGTGAAATGGCATTTAGTAAAAAGGATATATTCACTGTTTATCACCGGACAAAATTATATTCCGATTAAAGAAAACAATATATATATCAGAAAATAATAGTGCATAAAAGAAACTACCCACCACGGGGTAACCGGAAAGAAAAATAAATATCCGGCGTAGAAAATTGTCAAAAAATAAATAAAAATAAAAAAATAGGTGATGAGATGAACAGGTGCGCCAATAAACTCAGCCCTGAAATTATTGAAGATGAGATCAGTCCCGATGATGCAGTTGAATATATCAACAGGAGAGCATCAGAAGTGTATGAAATGCCTGAAGGATTCACAATAAAGGGCATTACAATACTTGGAGAACCACCCCTGTATGTAGGACTGAAACTAAAGAAAAAGGAAATTCTCTTCTATTTTAAGAAACCCTGTTTTGGTACACAGTTGATGAAAATCAAAGCCACAGAAGATGAATTTGACAAAATAAGGGCAGAAGGGAAGAGAACAAAGTAATATTTCATCATATAAGATATTATGACAGTAAAAATTATACAGGGAATTCTTGTAAATAATAATTCCGTAAAAGAAGTTGATGATCTGATAGTTACAGAGGAGAGAGTGAATATCTACCTCAACAATGAACTTCTTTCAACACAGGTTGCATCACCGGAAAATCTTGAAGAGCTCGGTGCAGGATTTGTAATAAGTGAAGGAATTTCTGAACATATAGAGTCAGTTAAAACCAGCGGTAATGAAATTTACGTGGAAGCTGAACTTAAAAGAAAGTTAAACCCGATAACATGCTCTTCCGGGGGCACCTGCTCAGATACGCCCTTCAGAGATGTCAAATCAGAACTCAGAATTAAAAAATCGGACATTCCAAAGGTGACAGATGAGATCGTCTCAGATCTCTGGAGACAGACAGGCGGAGTACATTACTCAGTTCTGTTTTCAGAAGGCAAAAAGATCACCGGATTTTCAGATATCGGCCGGCACAACACCATTGACAAGGTAATAGGTTACACCGTACTAAACAGAATAGATGCAGGCAGATGCTACATCGGCAGTACAGGCAGGCAGCCATCAGGAATGGTCTCAAAACTGGCAAATGCCGGAATTCCGGTTGTGATTACAAAAGCAGCAACAACAACAGACGGAATAAGGGTTGCATCTGACAACGGGATAACACTCATCTGCTTTGCAAGGGGTGACAGATTTACAGTCTATTCCCACCCGGAAAGAATAGAAGACCTAATCATCCCATAATATATTCCGGGTTATACAAGAAAAATCCAAGAAAAATCCAAGAAAAATCCAAGAAAAATCCAAGAAAAATCCAAAAAAAACCGATCCAAAATATCAGAACACCGTAAAATCAGGTACAGTCAGATCTTACAGAGATCACCCAAATATCCGGCAATAAAAATTGAAAATATAATCTCCCCGTCATTCACACCCTTTTGTGTAATGTCCGGATGTTATCCCGGCAGGAGACATCTTTTTTATTCTGGATTTCAGGGACGGAAGAGATTCAGAATGGCGAACCCTGTGCGTTTCTCCCGATGAAATATCATCCGGTTCTGACTGTGAAGTACCTCTGCTCCTGTTAAGATATGCTTTATAAATCTCACAGATCTTCCCGCAGTAATCAGCAGGTCTGTATCTGGAGTCAACAACTATGAAATCAATTCCTGAGCCTAAGATCTCAGGCAGATAATCTATCAGGCATGTATCAAATGAGTTGTAGATATGCGTCTTCTTCTCACCGTCAATACTGACAGGGAATTTATGACCCTTCATATCCTTTAAGAAATACCTGCCCCCGCACACAGATTCTTCCTCCTGAACTGAGGAGAGAATATTAATCCCTGAAACTGAAATTTCAGCCGCACCATGCACAATAATTCCGGATGCCGGCCTCTTATCCATCCGGTGAAGATTCTTCTCCATCAGAGCTATCTCATCCCCTGCAAGCTCGGATGAAACTATGACAGAGTTAAAGTACCTGCCAAGACTGAGTGCAGAAAAACTGTTGAAGACATTGAGTCCCGGCCCTCCGCAGATCTGAATATCAGGATATACCTCCCGTATGGCAAATGCGTCCCCGGCATTCTCGGCCATTATGCCGGAAAATCCCTCAACAGAAAGTTCTTTTATCAGCGGAACTGCAAAGTCAAGGAATTTCTTACCGGTAATTTTCGGCCATTTCCAGATCAACCTGCATTCTTCAGGCTTTTTGCCGGCAACCGAATTAAATAAGCCCAAAATCTCCTGCACTGTATTCTTCTTACCGGGAACTATAAACGGTTCGATACATACAGTATCCGCACCACCCGAAAATGCCGCCATAGCACCCCAGTAATCGCTTACTATGCAGAAGAGAGATCTCTTATCCATAAAATCATCTGCCGGCGAAAGTACTCCGCCATCAAAAGTATTCATAAGAGATAAATTATCAGGCTTAAGACCGCCGGATGAAGAACCGGCAGGCAGAGCAGTAAGCCCGTCAGACCCTGTAAATCTCAAAAATTCCTCTATATTTTTCCGGACCGAATTGATCTCATCTTCAGATGGCCTGAAATAATTATAAATTTTATCGTCCAGTGAAGAGAAAAGCTTTCTTCTCAGCTCATTTAACAGCCCTGCCGGCGCAAAAAGCCTGCCCGGATAATCTATAATAAATTCATCAGCAATAAACTGAGTTCCGCCCGTCTTGGAGAATATTTTCTTTAGTTCTTTGGAGGTGAGAGGCCGGCCCCTTGCCATCTCCATCTCAAACCAGCCCTCAATTTCAGAGAAGAATTCACGCCCGGAAATTATAGCCGACACTGAGCATACAGGAATTTTTCCTTTAAATCTGAGAGTGATAGTGCAGGGTATCTTCTCCGGAATACTGCCGTCACGGGCAATTATACCCTCAGCATCCTTCTCAAGCGCATCCCTCCTTGTAATAAATACACGGCTTCCGGTTTCCGGAACAAAGGGTGTCCTCACTTTCAGGGAATTTCCTGTCAGGGTAAAAGGCGCTCTCATAAGAAATCCTTCCTCTTCCGTTCCCGATTTGGCCATCATCCCATCATTTGCCTGCGGAATTAATGTACCATAGAGCTTTATGTCGGCAGTTTTGTTCTTCCGGCTATAACCCTGGACAGTCCCTACCTCAACACCGGCATTGCCGGATTTTTTATAGGAGATCATATCACCGGAGTTGCCTCCGGACAAAAATCCGGGTGTGAACCCCCTGTTAAATGCAAACATAAGATCCTCAGCCGCGGATTTGTGATCAATTACGGATGCAGAGCTGCCTTTGGTATTTTTCCGGGAAGAGTCATCAATGGCTTTCCTGTACCTGTCTGTTACAATGGCAACATATGAAGGATCTTTCATGCGCCCTTCTATTTTAAGGGATTTAACTCCGGATCTTACAATATCCGGGATATTCTCATATAAACAGAGATCTTTTGGAGAGAGGAGATAGTCACCCCTGGTCATAAGGGGCCTGCATTTCTGCATATCTGAATTATCGTCCTCCCCACAGCAGAGGAGTGAAAACTGCCTGCGGCATGGCTGGGAACAGATACCCCGGTTGCCGCTTCGCCCACCCGTAAGTGAAGAGATGAGACACTGACCGGAATAGCAGTAGCATAACGCCCCGTGTACAAATATCTCAATTCCGGGATGTATATCACCTGAAGCGGAGATGGCAGAGACCTCATCAATTGAAGTCTCCCTTGCCATAACGACCCTCTCAACTCCGTTCTCCTCCGCCCATTTAACACCCTCCTTTGTATGTACTGACATCTGTGTAGAGGCATGAACAGTAAGACCCGGAATCAGAGCCTTTACAAGCTTCAAAATACCGACATCCTGAATTAAAACAGCATCTACACCAATACTAGACAGGAAGAGAAGTTCAGAGAGCGACTCTCCGAGTTCACTCTCCTTCACAAGAATATTGTGAGTAACATATACCTTTACACCACGGGCATGGCAGAATCTTACAGCGCTGACAAGTTCATCTTCTGTGAAATTTGAGGCATAGCGCCTTGCACCAAATTTAACGCCGCCAAGATAGACAGCGTCCGCACCGGCAGAAACTGCTGCTGTGAGGCATTCAGCAGAGCCGGCAGGAGATAATAGTTCTGGGATAGAGGATTGCTTCATATAGTGATATAATATATTGCTCTGCCCGTATATCCGGTTATTTGTCACTGCATAGATCAAACAGTTGAGAAAGTCAGCTACCCTGCCCGGCATTCACAGCACAAATCTGATCATTTCTTCCGGCAGACACTCAGAAATTAAAATAATCTGCCAGTAAAGGACAACAGACCAAAAATCAAATATTATTTCCATATGCCCACACAATCTGAAAAAAATTCATCTGTAAAATCAGGTAAATAACAAAACAATTTAGCTTAAAAAATCAAAAATTTACTCTGGAATCATAAAAGGCAGTTTTGACAATATGGGAGAACAACAATGGCCATAATAAACAATAAAAAAGCAGACAATAACTCCCAAAAAATAGAAAATCTCGTTGAAGCTCTCGGCTCAAAAGACTGGAAAGAGAGAGAGGATGCCGCAATTGAGCTTACCACCCTGGGTCGTCCGGCAATAATAGGCCTTCTTAAAGCCCTCAATTCAGACAATACCATGCTCAGGAGTGGAGCGGCTGAGGTCCTTGGCACATATGGTGAGGCAGCACTCCCGACCCTGCTCAAACTGGTGGCAGCAGGGAAGGAAAATACAAGAGACGGCGCAGCCAGAGCCATAGCGCAGAGTGGTGAAACCGCATTAAATGAGCTGAAGAAAGCAGCAAAGGACAAAGACTACAGAAGAAGAAGGGGTGCAGCACTCACACTTGCATATCTTGGATACCTTGGTGATCCCACAAAAAATGTTCTGCTTGCACTCCTGAGGGACAGTAATGAAAAGGTCAGTTTTGAAGCGGCAAAATCCCTTAAAAGCATAAACTGGGAGCCGGAAAACAAATTACAGTCAGCAGTAT
This window harbors:
- a CDS encoding LL-diaminopimelate aminotransferase codes for the protein MYANRLDNLPPYLFAQIDALKAEKRAQGVDVIDLGVGDPDLPTPDHIVDSLCEAARDPSTHHYPDYTGMIEYREAVAEWYSTRFGVTLNPKTEVLALIGSKEGIAHVPEAFVNPGDYVLATDPGYPVYKTSTLFSEGKLWEMPLKEENEFLPVFEDIPKDVVKKAKLMFFGYPNNPTAAVAPLSFFEEVVEFAKENDIVAVHDNAYSEITFDGYKAPSFLEADGAKEVGMEMHSLSKTYNMTGWRLGMACGGEEFISGLGRVKTNVDSGAFDAIQRAGITALTSTQQCVADACDVYQERRDVLVNGLRDLGFEVTSPEATFYVWLKVSDSMGFAKKMLDDAGIVVTPGVGFGSNGDGYVRFAITRNIERIREAIERMRSVDF
- a CDS encoding DUF1894 domain-containing protein produces the protein MNRCANKLSPEIIEDEISPDDAVEYINRRASEVYEMPEGFTIKGITILGEPPLYVGLKLKKKEILFYFKKPCFGTQLMKIKATEDEFDKIRAEGKRTK
- the fdhD gene encoding formate dehydrogenase accessory sulfurtransferase FdhD, with amino-acid sequence MTVKIIQGILVNNNSVKEVDDLIVTEERVNIYLNNELLSTQVASPENLEELGAGFVISEGISEHIESVKTSGNEIYVEAELKRKLNPITCSSGGTCSDTPFRDVKSELRIKKSDIPKVTDEIVSDLWRQTGGVHYSVLFSEGKKITGFSDIGRHNTIDKVIGYTVLNRIDAGRCYIGSTGRQPSGMVSKLANAGIPVVITKAATTTDGIRVASDNGITLICFARGDRFTVYSHPERIEDLIIP
- a CDS encoding DUF3656 domain-containing U32 family peptidase encodes the protein MPGRVADFLNCLIYAVTNNRIYGQSNILYHYMKQSSIPELLSPAGSAECLTAAVSAGADAVYLGGVKFGARRYASNFTEDELVSAVRFCHARGVKVYVTHNILVKESELGESLSELLFLSSIGVDAVLIQDVGILKLVKALIPGLTVHASTQMSVHTKEGVKWAEENGVERVVMARETSIDEVSAISASGDIHPGIEIFVHGALCYCYSGQCLISSLTGGRSGNRGICSQPCRRQFSLLCCGEDDNSDMQKCRPLMTRGDYLLSPKDLCLYENIPDIVRSGVKSLKIEGRMKDPSYVAIVTDRYRKAIDDSSRKNTKGSSASVIDHKSAAEDLMFAFNRGFTPGFLSGGNSGDMISYKKSGNAGVEVGTVQGYSRKNKTADIKLYGTLIPQANDGMMAKSGTEEEGFLMRAPFTLTGNSLKVRTPFVPETGSRVFITRRDALEKDAEGIIARDGSIPEKIPCTITLRFKGKIPVCSVSAIISGREFFSEIEGWFEMEMARGRPLTSKELKKIFSKTGGTQFIADEFIIDYPGRLFAPAGLLNELRRKLFSSLDDKIYNYFRPSEDEINSVRKNIEEFLRFTGSDGLTALPAGSSSGGLKPDNLSLMNTFDGGVLSPADDFMDKRSLFCIVSDYWGAMAAFSGGADTVCIEPFIVPGKKNTVQEILGLFNSVAGKKPEECRLIWKWPKITGKKFLDFAVPLIKELSVEGFSGIMAENAGDAFAIREVYPDIQICGGPGLNVFNSFSALSLGRYFNSVIVSSELAGDEIALMEKNLHRMDKRPASGIIVHGAAEISVSGINILSSVQEEESVCGGRYFLKDMKGHKFPVSIDGEKKTHIYNSFDTCLIDYLPEILGSGIDFIVVDSRYRPADYCGKICEIYKAYLNRSRGTSQSEPDDISSGETHRVRHSESLPSLKSRIKKMSPAGITSGHYTKGCE